GTTCTGCGTCGTCCACGCCCACCAGGTGCTCCAGCACGTCGGCGATCCGGTGCGGGCGCTGCGCGAGATGCGGCGCGTCTGCAAGCCAGGGGGCATCGTCGCGGTGCGCGACGCGGACTACGAGGCGATGACCTGGCATCCGCGGACGCCCGTCCTGGACGAGTGGCTGGACCTCTACCGGAAAGTGGCCCGCGCCAACGGCGGCGAGCCCGACGCGGGACGCCGCCTCAAGTCCTGGGCGCTGGAGGCCGGCTTCACGGACATCACCGCGACGGCGGACACCTGGTGCTACAGCTCGCAGGACGAGCGCGCCTGGTGGAGCGGGCTGTGGGCGGACCGTACGGTCGACTCCTCCTACGCCGGGCGCGCGGTGGAGAGCGGTCACACGGACGCGGCGCGGCTGCGCGCGATCTCCGGGGCGTGGCGGGAGTGGGGCGCGCGGGAGGATGCCTGGTTCGCGGTGCTGCACGGGGAGGTGCTCTGCCGGAAGTGACGCGTCCGCCCCTCGGCCCCCTCGTGCGTCACTCCCTGGGGAGCAGCGGGCCCAGCGGTCCGAGGTCCAGGTTGAGGTCCTCGGGACGCAGCCCGTACCGCCCCCGGAGCTCGGCCATCCGGTCCTCCAGGAGCATCAGCGTGAGGCCGATCCGCTCCTCCTGGTCCTCGGTGAGCTCGCCGGTGTCGAAGCGGCGCACGGCCTGCCTCTCCATCAGCTGACGCAGCAGTTCGACGATGGTCAGGACCAGTTTCACCAGGTCCCGCTCGACGGTGTCGGGGGCGAGGTCCACGCGCTTGCGGCGGTCGGTGTTCCGCTCCGCCTCCGTTCCCGCCTCCGTTCCCGTCTCCGTTCCCGTCTCCGGACACATGCGGTCCGCTTCCGCACGCAGGCGATCCGCCTCCGCACGCAAGCGATCCGCCTCCGCACGCAGGCGGTCCGCTTCCGCGCGTGCGGCATCCAGTTCTGTGCTCATGGGGTCACTCCAACTCCGGCCACGGCGAGGGCACCTGCTCGTTGACCGAGCTGATCAGGGCGTTCAGGTCGATGCGCACGAGGTCGACGTCCGCGATCCGCAGAGTGACGTCGCCCGCGATGACCACGCCGCCCGCGAGGAGCCGGTCGAGCAGATCGACCAGGGCGACTTCCCTGCGTTCGACGACGGTCATGCGGTCGCGTCCTCCTCGTCGTTCGCGTCACCCGTGAAGGAGTACGCCGCCCACGGCCCCGTCAGCTCCACCCGGAGCCTGCTCGTCCCTGCGCCCTCGTCCTTGGTGCGGTCCACGAGCTCGACGAACTCCTCGGAGTGCGTGCGGGACACCAGATAGGCCGCGTTGAGCACGTTGCGGCCCGGCACGCGGGACAGCTCCGAGTTCTGCGGGGCATGCAGCCGGCAGTCGTCGGCCCGCTCCGCGAGCCGCTCGTGCAGCTCCCGGCCGAAACCCTCGGCCTGCTGCCAGTTCTCCTCCTGCGCCGTGCGCTGACTGCGCCGGCGGCGCAGGTAGTCACGCCCGGAGCGGGGCGCGTCGGACGCCTCGGACGGGGTGTCCTCGGCGTCCTGCGCGTTCTCCATGTACACCTTCACGCCCCACTCCACGCGCCCGTCGATGCGGTCGAGGACGCGGTGGAACCGCTCCGCGCCGTCCTCCAGCATCGCGCGTACGCCGCTGTCGTCCCGGAAGACGGTCGCGAGGCGCAGCGGCAGCGGGCAGGTCACCGTGGTGAGCGCGTCGATCACGCGCTGGTGGGCGCGGGCCGTCTCGGAGAGCCAGTCCAGGTCTTCGAGGTGGGCGCGCAGGGGCGCTTCCGCGAAGTCCCGCTCCGGCACCGGGCCGACCAGGGCGACCAGGTCCCCGTGGACGAGCTGCCGGGGCGGCACGCCGCCGACCCCGGTGAGGTCGGCGGCGAGCGGCGCGGCGAGGGGGCGGCAGACCGCGTAGACGTACCGCAGGTCGTCGTGGTGCGGTCCGCCGCCGTGCGGGTCAGCGTTCGCGGCGTTCACGTGTCTCCTCACTGGCCTTGGTCCTGGCCCGCGTCCCGGCCTTGGCCTTCGTCTCGGCCTCGGCCTTCGTCTCGGCCGGCTCAAGGGCGTCCCGCTCCTCGAGCTCCGCCAGACGCTGCCTCAACTCGGCGTTCTCCCGCGAGAGTTCGGCACGGCGCGCTCCGGAGGAGAGCGCCGGGTCGTCCTCCCACCAGTCGATGCCCATTTCCTTGGCCTTATCGATCGAGGCCACGATCAGGCGGAGCTTGATGGTGAGCAGTTCGATGTCGAGCAGGTTGATCTTGATGTCACCGGCGATGACGATGCCCTTGTCGAGGACACGTTCAAGGATGTCGGCGAGGTTGGCCCCGCCACCGCCGCTGCCGTACGGGCCGGGGAGGCCACCGCCGCCGGGTGAGACCGTCATCGACGGTCCCGCCCGCCGCCGGCCGACCCGGCGTACTCACGCTGCTTCTCGTCGTCGGCCTCGGGCTCGTCCTCTTCGTACTCGGACTCCGGCTCGTCCTCGGACTCCGGCTCCTCCTCGTCCTCGTACTCGGCCTCGGGCTCGTCCTCGAGCTCCTCCTCGGGGACGTCCTCCTCGTCCTCGTACTCGTCGGCCGGCTCGTCCTCGTGCTCGCCCTCTTCGTACGCCTCGTCCTCTTCGGGCTCGTCGTACTCGGACTCGGGCTGCTCGTCGGACTCGGCGCCGCGCTCGTCCTGCACCTCGTCGTCCTGCGCCTGGTCCTGCGCCTCGCGCTCCTCCTCTTCCTCGGCCACCGCGTCGTCGTGGCTGCGGACGACCTCGCCGTCGCGGATCTCGCCGCGCCAGCCGTCGCTCGCCTCGCCGCGCATCGTGATGTGCCGTGCGAAGTGCTTGAGGTCCAGGCGGGCCCGGCGGCCCTGGGCGCGCCAGATGTTGCCGGTCTTCTCGAAGAGGCCCTTCGGGTAGTACTCGATGATCAGCAGCACCCGGGTGAGGTTCTCGGCGAGCGAGTGGAAGGTGACGACACCCTTCGTCGTCCCCTTGCCGCCCTCGGAGGTCCAGGTGATGCGCTGGTCCGGCACCTGCTCGGTGGTGTGCGCCTTCCAGCTGCGGCTGGACCAGAAGACCTTGAGCTGCCAGTCGGAGTCGGTGTCGCTCGCCACGGTGGCGCCCTTGACGCCCTTGGCGAAGGTGGAGAACTCCTGGTACTGGGTCCACTGGTCGTATGCGTCGCGCAGCGGCACGCCGACGTCGATGTACTCCAGGATGACCGTCGGCTTCTGGCCCGCGCCGCCCTTCTTGCGCTTGCCGCCGCCGAGGCCCTTGAAGGCGTCGGTGACCTTGTCCTTCAGGTGGCTGCCGCCGAGTTCCAGCGCGCTGCGCACCGGGCCCTTGCCCTCGGCGACCTTCTTGCCCGCCTGCGCGGCGAGCTTGCCGAAGCCGGGGCTCTTGCCGTCCGCGATGTCGTTGAGCTTGACGGTGGCGTCACCGAGCTTGTGTCCGACGCCGACGAGCATGCGCTCCGCCTGCGCCATGAGGTAGGCCTGCGCCTCCTCCTTGAGGCGGTCGGCAGCGGGACTCTTCGTGATGTTGCTCAGGGGCGAGTCAGCCATTGTCGCTGCCTCCCTTCGTCCTGCCGCCGCCCGAACGGGCCGACGAGGTGGCCCTGCGGGCGGTCCCGCGGGACGCGGCGGCCGTCTTCTTCTGGGCGGTCTTGCGGGCCGTCTGCTGCGCGGTCTTCTTCGCCGGAGCCTTCTTCGCGGCCGTCTTCGACGCGGTCTTCGCGCCCGTCTTCGGCGCGCTCCTCTTGGCCGGCGCCTTCTTGCGCCGCTCCCCGGACCGGGTCTCGTCATCGGATTCCGCGTCGGCGTCCGCGTCCCGTTCGTTCTCGGGTTCTTCGTCGTCGTAGGCGTCGTCGGCGTCGTCGTCCGCCTCGCGGTCCCGCTTGTCGTCGCCGCCCTTGACCTCGTCCGGCACGACGCCGGATATGCGGTCCTGGACACCGAGGGTGCGGTCGTGCAGCCGGTCGGCGAGGCCTTCCAGCTGGCGGTTGAGGAGGGATCCGGTGGCGGCCTTGCCCACGCCCCGCAGGTCCTGGCGAAGCTGGTCGCCGATCTCCTTGAACTGCGGGTTGTTCTCCAGCTGCTGGGTCACCATCTGGCCCAGCGCCTTGGGGCTCAGGTTGAGCCGCTTGCCCGCCACCATGCTGCCGACGGCGAACGCGAACTTCGCCTTCTTCGTGCGCCCGAGAACGTATCCCGCGCCCACGGCCAGGCCTACTGCAAGTCGGTTCATTATCAGAAGTCCTGTCCTGTGCTCTGCTGCAGTCGGTCAAGGAGCTGGTCCTCGCACCGCTCGAACTCGGCTTCGTCGATCTCTCCCGCCTCCAGGAGCTCTTCGAGGCGGGAGAGTTCACGACGGATCGCCGAGGGGTCGTAGTACTGCCGCTCCGCCTCGTCGACCACCTGCCTGAGCACCCAGAGGGAGCCACGGGCAGGGGCCAGAGGCAGCATGAGCAGTTCTCCTATGAGCCCCATGCCGTCATCACTCCGCGGGCTCGGAAGGCCCCGGGTCGACGAAGCTGTAAGGGGGCAGCGGGCCGTGCACCCGCAGGTCCAAGTGCGGCTGCGTGGCCTTGAGTTCCTCGACCGCCGAGAGGAATCCCTCGGACGTCTTGCGGTCCACGAGGAACGAGATGTTCGCCAGCCAGCCGGTGCCCTCGGGCCCGTCGCCGACCGCCTCGGCCGTCGGTTCCAGTGCGCGCCGCACCTCGACGGCGTCGCTCTGCTCGCGGGCCCGCACGCCGTTGGTGATCGCCTCGCCCAGTTGCAGCTTCTGCTCGTGGGAGCCGCCGCCCGCACGCTGGTTGGCCTCGACCATCGCCCGCAGGTCCGGGTTCTCGGCGAGCACCTGGTGCAGGACGGCCTCCTCGTGGTGGGTGGCCTTCACGTTGTACTCGACCTTGCCGTCGAGGGTGCGCAGCCGCTCCTCGTAGTGACCGGCCCGCTCCCCCAGTACGGAGACGACCGTCTCGTCGTCCGGGGCGAGGCTGCCGAAGCGCATCGGGAGCACGGACCCTGCCGCGCCGGCCTCCGACAGGACGTTCTGGTGCGCGAGCAGGTCGCGCCGCTTGGGCTTGAGGTCCTCGGGGGCGTCGCTCACGATCGCCGCGAGGTCGCCGTTCTTCAGGACGCGCACGGGGAGCGCCGGTCGACCGATGCCCTCCATGCCGTCCGGCAGCGCCGGGTGGGAGCTGCTCGCGATGCCGTAGACGTACGTGGTCATTCCTGCTCCTCCTTCCGGCGGGAGGTCGAGCGGCGGGCCCTCGGCCGCTCCTCGCTCTGACGCTCGCCTTCTTCACGGGACTGTTTGAAAGCGTCCGATATGGTCTCGGCGGCTCCGGAGAGCGCGCCCTTCGACTTGCCCTTGGCGCCGGACTCCGTGATCTCGCCGACGAGGCCGGGCAGGCCGGGGTCCTTCTTCTGTCCGGTCTCCAGGTCGAGACGGTTGCACGCCTCGGCGAACCGGAGGTAGGTGTCGACGCTCGCGACGACGACACGGACATCGATCTTCAGGATCTCGATGCCGACCAGCGAAACGCGTACGAAGGCGTCGATGACGAGTCCTCGGTCGAGGATGAGCTCCACGACGTCGTACAGGCCACTCGTGCCGCCTCCGCCGCCGGACTGTTGTGCCGGGACTACGGTCATACCGACGGTGCCTCCTTGAGTCTTGTCCTGCTCTTTCGGGCCGTGTCTTGTCCGGTCGTGCTGCCGGCTCTAGCCGCCCGTTCCGCGGGGCTCCGAACGTCCGCGCTCGTAGCGGCGCAGCCGTCGGTAGCCGGTGAGCTCGCCCTGCGGGTCGAGCTGCACCTCGTAGCTCGCGAGGAGGCTCATCGTGTCGGGGACACGGGAGAGCTCCAGAACCTCTATCTCCAGCAGCCAGCCGTCCTCGGTGCGTTCGAACGACGACACCGATTCGGGGGTCATGCCGGTCAGCTCGGCGAGCTGCTCACGCGCGTTGCGGAGGACTGCCATGGGGCCCGGCAGCGATTCCTTCTCGCTGCTCGATGCCTTTTCATCCGTTGTCTTGCTGTCTGTGGTTTTACGGGGTGTATTGGCCATGTTCACCTCCTCCACCGGGTTACCCGTTGAGCCTTGGCCAAACGTGCTCAGCCGCGGAGCGCCCGCAGCTTCCGGCGGGCGGGCCCGAGGGCGCGTCCCGAGCGCAGGACACCGGCCCAGGGCTCGGTGCGGGCCTGCTCCACGGCGGTGTCGATGGTCCAGCTGCGGGCGTGCACCGCGGGGTCGTCGAGCTGCTCCCAGGCGATGGGCACGGCGACCGGTGCCCCGGGCGCCGCCCGCACGGAGAACGGGGCGACGGCCGTCTGCGCGTACCCGTTGCGCTGCACGTCGAGGTAGAGCCGGTCGCCGCGGTCCTTCTTGCGCGGCGCCGTGGTGAGCCGCTCGGGGTGGGCCTCGGCGAGGGTGTCGGCGACGTCCTTGGCGAAGGCGCGGGCGTCGTCGAAGTCGTGGTGGCCGTTGAGGGGCACGATGACGTGCAGGCCGCGCGAGCCCGTCGTCATGAGGGCGGACGGCAGGTTCATCTGGTCGAGGAGCTCGCCGAGGAGACGGGCGGCGTCGCGCACCGACGCGAAGTCGTCCTCGGCGGGGTCCAGGTCGAAGACGAGCCGGTCGGGGCGGTCGATCCGGCCCGTCCGGGAGAGCCAGCGGTGCAGGGTGACGCAGGCCTGGTCGGCCAGGAAGAGGAGCGTCGCCGTGTCGTCGCACACGGTGTGGGTGACCGTGCCGTCCTGCTTGGCCACCTCGGCGCGGGTGATCCAGTCCGGATAGTGGTCCGGTGTGTCCTTCTGCATGAAGCGGGGGCCCTCGACGCCGTCCGGATGCCGCTCCAGCATGAGGGGACGGTCGCGCAGGTGGGGCAGCATGAACGGCGCGACGGACCGGTAGTAGTCGAAGAGGTCCGCCTTGGTCAGGCCCGAGCCGCCGCCGTCCCCGTTCGTGCCCTTGTCCTTGCTCCTGCCCTTGGCGTCGGTGACCGGGAAGAGGACCTTCTGCGGCCGGTGCAGCTCCACGGTGCGACGGCCGGCCCGTACCGTCCGTACGTCGTTCATGGGGAATCCCTTCGGCTCGGTTCGCCGGGTGCGACGTGCCTCGGCGGGTACCCAGCGTCAGGTCCTGCACGCGTGCGGGACGGTTCCGACACGGTGGCGTTCACCCTGGTCGGGAGGGTGGCTGGCACCACCGGGAAGTCGGGGGCGGACGGGCGTGCCCCTGGGCCGCGGGGCCGGAAGGATCGGACGTACCGCATCCGGTACGCATCTGAGAGGCGCCCCATGCCGCAGCACCCCGAAGTGACGAACCCCTCGCGCGCGGAGCGCGGCACCGACCTGCCAAGTACCCCTCGCCCCCGGCCACGCCCCCGCTCGCACGAGCAGCGGCTCCTCGCCCCGGCGCTGGCCCGGATGCTGCCGGGCGCCGACGGGCCGCCCGCTCCCGGCCCGGTCAGGGCGGCCTTCGCGCTCTGGCTCACCGCTGCCGCCGCGGGCGTCTTCATGACGGCCGCCGACGGGCTCCCGCTCCTGCCGTTCCTGCCGCTCCACATGGCGGTGTGCTCGGCGGCCGTCCTGGTGGCGGTGCGGATGCGGCGGGGCGACCGGTGGGCCCGCTGGGTGCTGGCCTGCGTGCTCGGGGCGACCGGCACGCTGTCGCTCACCGCGTGGGCGGGCGCCTCTCCCGGGTGGCCGCCGGGCTTCGCCGACGTCCTGGCGGGCGCCGGGTGTGTGCTGCATCTCGCCTCGGCGCTCACGGCGACGGTCCTGATGTTCCGCCCGGCGGCCAACGCCTGGTTCAGGGCGGTGCACCGCTGACCGCGGCCGTCGGTGTCACCGGACCACGCCCTCCTCCACCAGGAGGCGGGCCGCCGCCGCGATCGACTCCGCGTCGATGCCCGCGGCCCGCAGCTGCTCCTCGGGCGACGCCGAGCCGGGCATGCTCCGCACCGCGAGGCGTACCAGGCGCGGTACCGGCCGGCCGTCGGTGAACGCGTCGAGGACCGCGTCACCGAGACCGCCCTGTTCCCGGTGGTCCTCGACGGTCATGAGGCAGCCGGTGCGTTCCGCGGCCTCGCGCAGGGTCCTCGCGTCGACGGGCTTGACGGAGTACAGGTCGACTACGCGCACCGCGATGCCCTCGCGGTCCAGCGCCTCCGCGGCCGCCAGCGCCTCGTGGACCGTCACGCCCGCGGCGACGACGGTGAGCCGGTCGGCGTCACCGGAGCGCAGCACCTTGGAGCCGCCGACGGGGAACTCCTCGTCCGGCCCGTAGATGACGGGCGTGTCCCCGCGTGACGTCCGCAGATAGCTGATTCCGTCGAGCCCGGCCATGGCCGCGACGAGCCGTCCCGTCTGGTGGGCGTCGCACGGGTACAGGACCGTGGAGCCGTGCACGGCGCGGAACAGCGCCAGATCCTCCAGGCCCATCTGCGACGGGCCGTCCTCGCCGATGGCGACACCGGCGTGCGAGCCGACGAGGTTGATGTCGGCGCCGCTCACCGCCGCCATCCGCACGAAATCGTGGGCGCGGGTGAGGAACGCGGCGAACGTCGACGCGTACGGCACCCAGCCGCGCGCCGCCAACCCCACGGCGGCGGCGACGAGTTGCTGCTCGGCGATGTAGCACTCGAAGAACCGG
The window above is part of the Streptomyces venezuelae genome. Proteins encoded here:
- a CDS encoding gas vesicle protein gives rise to the protein MANTPRKTTDSKTTDEKASSSEKESLPGPMAVLRNAREQLAELTGMTPESVSSFERTEDGWLLEIEVLELSRVPDTMSLLASYEVQLDPQGELTGYRRLRRYERGRSEPRGTGG
- a CDS encoding gas vesicle protein, coding for MTVVERREVALVDLLDRLLAGGVVIAGDVTLRIADVDLVRIDLNALISSVNEQVPSPWPELE
- a CDS encoding gas vesicle protein GvpG, with the translated sequence MGLIGELLMLPLAPARGSLWVLRQVVDEAERQYYDPSAIRRELSRLEELLEAGEIDEAEFERCEDQLLDRLQQSTGQDF
- a CDS encoding gas vesicle protein K, yielding MSTELDAARAEADRLRAEADRLRAEADRLRAEADRMCPETGTETGTEAGTEAERNTDRRKRVDLAPDTVERDLVKLVLTIVELLRQLMERQAVRRFDTGELTEDQEERIGLTLMLLEDRMAELRGRYGLRPEDLNLDLGPLGPLLPRE
- a CDS encoding SRPBCC family protein: MADSPLSNITKSPAADRLKEEAQAYLMAQAERMLVGVGHKLGDATVKLNDIADGKSPGFGKLAAQAGKKVAEGKGPVRSALELGGSHLKDKVTDAFKGLGGGKRKKGGAGQKPTVILEYIDVGVPLRDAYDQWTQYQEFSTFAKGVKGATVASDTDSDWQLKVFWSSRSWKAHTTEQVPDQRITWTSEGGKGTTKGVVTFHSLAENLTRVLLIIEYYPKGLFEKTGNIWRAQGRRARLDLKHFARHITMRGEASDGWRGEIRDGEVVRSHDDAVAEEEEEREAQDQAQDDEVQDERGAESDEQPESEYDEPEEDEAYEEGEHEDEPADEYEDEEDVPEEELEDEPEAEYEDEEEPESEDEPESEYEEDEPEADDEKQREYAGSAGGGRDRR
- a CDS encoding gas vesicle protein — translated: MTVSPGGGGLPGPYGSGGGGANLADILERVLDKGIVIAGDIKINLLDIELLTIKLRLIVASIDKAKEMGIDWWEDDPALSSGARRAELSRENAELRQRLAELEERDALEPAETKAEAETKAKAGTRARTKASEETRERRER
- a CDS encoding DNA primase, coding for MNRLAVGLAVGAGYVLGRTKKAKFAFAVGSMVAGKRLNLSPKALGQMVTQQLENNPQFKEIGDQLRQDLRGVGKAATGSLLNRQLEGLADRLHDRTLGVQDRISGVVPDEVKGGDDKRDREADDDADDAYDDEEPENERDADADAESDDETRSGERRKKAPAKRSAPKTGAKTASKTAAKKAPAKKTAQQTARKTAQKKTAAASRGTARRATSSARSGGGRTKGGSDNG
- a CDS encoding methyltransferase domain-containing protein translates to MPQETAVYTHGHHESVLRSHTWRTAANSAAYLVGSLKPHMTVLDIGCGPGTITADLAALVPDGRVTGVDRAPGILERARATAAERGLDNVEFAVADVHELDYPDDSFCVVHAHQVLQHVGDPVRALREMRRVCKPGGIVAVRDADYEAMTWHPRTPVLDEWLDLYRKVARANGGEPDAGRRLKSWALEAGFTDITATADTWCYSSQDERAWWSGLWADRTVDSSYAGRAVESGHTDAARLRAISGAWREWGAREDAWFAVLHGEVLCRK
- a CDS encoding gas vesicle structural protein GvpA, translated to MTVVPAQQSGGGGGTSGLYDVVELILDRGLVIDAFVRVSLVGIEILKIDVRVVVASVDTYLRFAEACNRLDLETGQKKDPGLPGLVGEITESGAKGKSKGALSGAAETISDAFKQSREEGERQSEERPRARRSTSRRKEEQE
- the ligD gene encoding non-homologous end-joining DNA ligase, which encodes MNDVRTVRAGRRTVELHRPQKVLFPVTDAKGRSKDKGTNGDGGGSGLTKADLFDYYRSVAPFMLPHLRDRPLMLERHPDGVEGPRFMQKDTPDHYPDWITRAEVAKQDGTVTHTVCDDTATLLFLADQACVTLHRWLSRTGRIDRPDRLVFDLDPAEDDFASVRDAARLLGELLDQMNLPSALMTTGSRGLHVIVPLNGHHDFDDARAFAKDVADTLAEAHPERLTTAPRKKDRGDRLYLDVQRNGYAQTAVAPFSVRAAPGAPVAVPIAWEQLDDPAVHARSWTIDTAVEQARTEPWAGVLRSGRALGPARRKLRALRG
- a CDS encoding GvpL/GvpF family gas vesicle protein, giving the protein MTTYVYGIASSSHPALPDGMEGIGRPALPVRVLKNGDLAAIVSDAPEDLKPKRRDLLAHQNVLSEAGAAGSVLPMRFGSLAPDDETVVSVLGERAGHYEERLRTLDGKVEYNVKATHHEEAVLHQVLAENPDLRAMVEANQRAGGGSHEQKLQLGEAITNGVRAREQSDAVEVRRALEPTAEAVGDGPEGTGWLANISFLVDRKTSEGFLSAVEELKATQPHLDLRVHGPLPPYSFVDPGPSEPAE
- a CDS encoding GvpL/GvpF family gas vesicle protein, producing MNAANADPHGGGPHHDDLRYVYAVCRPLAAPLAADLTGVGGVPPRQLVHGDLVALVGPVPERDFAEAPLRAHLEDLDWLSETARAHQRVIDALTTVTCPLPLRLATVFRDDSGVRAMLEDGAERFHRVLDRIDGRVEWGVKVYMENAQDAEDTPSEASDAPRSGRDYLRRRRSQRTAQEENWQQAEGFGRELHERLAERADDCRLHAPQNSELSRVPGRNVLNAAYLVSRTHSEEFVELVDRTKDEGAGTSRLRVELTGPWAAYSFTGDANDEEDATA